One window of the Oncorhynchus mykiss isolate Arlee chromosome 5, USDA_OmykA_1.1, whole genome shotgun sequence genome contains the following:
- the uck1 gene encoding uridine-cytidine kinase 1 isoform X2, whose protein sequence is MTAIRPFEMERPRHRPFLIGVSGGTASGKSTVCAKIMELLGQNKVDHHQRKVAIVSQDSFYRVLTLDQKAKALKGQYNFDHPDAFDNELMYQTLKDIVEGSVVEVPTYDFVTHSRLPDRIMVYPADVVLFEGILVFYSQEVRDMFHMKLFVDTDSDVRLSHRVLRDMKRDRDLEQILNQYTTFVKPAFEEFCLPTKKYADVIIPRGVDNMVAINLIVQHILNEDLCKWQHGGVVNGHSRGFKRAFSEQGDLDNATTNLPLGKRVLLEPSSRPH, encoded by the exons ATGACTGCTATCAGACCATTCGAGATGGAGCGTCCAAGACACCGTCCGTTTCTGATTGGTGTTAGCGGAGGAACTGCCAGTGGCAAG TCTACCGTATGTGCCAAAATCATGGAGTTACTGGGCCAGAACAAGGTGGACCATCATCAGAGGAAAGTTGCTATCGTCAGCCAAGACAGTTTCTACAGAGTCTTGACACTTGACCAGAAGGCCAAGGCACTCAAGGGCCAGTACAACTTTGACCACCcag ACGCTTTTGACAACGAGTTGATGTACCAAACCCTGAAGGATATTGTGgaggggagtgtggtggaggtgcCGACATATGACTTTGTCACGCATTCCAG GCTGCCGGACAGGATCATGGTGTACCCGGCTGACGTGGTTCTGTTTGAGGGCATTCTGGTATTCTACTCTCAGGAAGTGAGGGACATGTTTCACATGAAGCTCTTTGTGGACACTGACTCTGATGTCAGGCTTTCCCACAGAG TTCTGCGGGACATGAAGAGGGACAGAGACCTGGAGCAGATCCTTAACCAGTACACTACGTTTGTCAAGCCAGCCTTCGAGGAGTTCTGTTTACCT ACCAAGAAATATGCAGATGTAATTATTCCTAGAGGAGTTGACAACATGG TGGCCATCAACCTCATCGTGCAGCACATCCTGAATGAGGACCTCTGTAAGTGGCAGCATGGAGGAGTGGTGAACGGGCACAGCCGTGGTTTCAAGCGGGCCTTCTCGGAGCAGGGGGACCTGGACAACGCCACAACCAACCTTCCCCTAGGGAAGAGGGTCCTACTGGAGCCGAGCAGTCGCCCCCACTGA